The Kitasatospora albolonga nucleotide sequence ATCTTCGCCGTGGTCAAGGCGGCGGTCGAACGGTCGGGCGCCCAGGTCACCCGCCGGGTGACGGGCACCTGGCCGGGCTGACCTCCCGCGGGGGTCGTGCGCCCGCCCTTCACCGCGTCATGGACGTCGTGCGTGAGGTGCGCGGAACCGTGCTTCACGGAGTCGTGTGGTAGTAGCGCGTACAGGAGCGCACCATCGCGTCGTCGGCGATGCCGAAGCAGTCGATGAAGCGCAGACAGCTCTCCTCGGTACCCGGGCCGACGATGCGCCCGACGGCGACCACACAGTGGTCGTGGGCGACGATGCGGTCGATCTCGTGGCGGGTGGTGAGCGCGGCGTCCGTGCGATGGGCGTGGAGGACCGCCGTACGGCCCCGGGCCGTCGGCCGGCCGGGGAGTTCGAACTCGACGTCGTCGTGCAGCAGGGAGGCGCAGGCGTCGAAGTCGCCCGCGTTGAGGTAGTCGTAGACCAGGCGGATATGGTCGACCCCCGCAGCGGTGACCGGATCGGCAGGGAGCGCCCAAGGTCCGGCACCCGCGGAGTAGTTGCTGTTCATCACTGTCCCTTTCGCATCCACGGTCCATCCTGCGAATCACCTGCAACTTCTCCCTATCGCGGGGCTATCGCACACGGAAGAACCACATGCCATAGACAGGAACCACACGAATGTGGAGACTGTCCGGCAAGTTGACCCGGCGGCGTCGTCAACTCTCTTGGCTGGTGGGGGAATCAGTGGCTGACGGTATGACGGAGAAGGTCCTTGGGCTGCCCGAAACGTCCGCCCCGCCCTTCCGGGTCCTGGGGCCGCTCCAGGTGCGGGGCTCCGAGGAACCGCTGAGAGTGCCTCCCGGCCGTCAGGAGGTGATCCTCGCCGCGCTGCTCCTGGAGAGCAACCGAGTGGTCAGCACCCACTATCTGGTCGACCTCATCTGGCAGGACGATCCGCCGGAGACCGCACGCACCCAGGTCCAGATCTGTGTGTCGCGGCTGCGGAAACTGCTGGCGGACGCGGACTGCGAGGTCTCGATCACCACCCGGCCGCCGGGGTACGTGCTCAACACCGACGCCGTCAACGTGGACTCCGCGCTCTTCACCGAACAGGTCACGCGCGCCCGGCGGCTGAGGGACCAGGGCGCCCCGGAGCAGGCGGTGGAGCGGCTGAAGGCCGCGATGAGACTCTGGCAGGGGGACTGTCTGACAGGCATGGACAGCGGTCCGCTGGCCAACCGGGCCCGTCAGCTCAACGAGGAACGGCTCGCCGCCCTCGAACTGCGCATGCGGATCGAGCTGGAACTCGGGCGGCACGACCGGCTGGTCGGCGAGCTCCAGATGCTCACGCACGAGCACCCCCTGCGGGAGAGGCTGCGCGGCCAGCTCATGCAGGCCCTGTACTGGTCGGGGCGGCAGGCGGAGGCGCTGGACGTCTTCCAGGCCGGGCGGGTGCTGCTCGACGAGGAGCTCGGGCTGGAGCCCGGCCGCGAACTCAAGGACCTCCAGTCGGCGATCCTCGCGGGCGAACTGCCCCCGCCCGCCGGACCCGGGCCCGGACCCACCGCCCGTACGCAGGCAGAGCCGGAGGACTCGGCGGAGGGGGCCGCCACCGCCCCGCCGACGGCCGAGCGGCACGACGAGATCCCGCACCAGATGCCCGCCACCACCGCGGACTTCGTCGCCGACCCGGGCCGGCTCGCGGAGCTGGAGCGGGCGCTGACCGGAGGGCCGGGGCGGCACACCGCCGGTCTCGTCGCGATCACCGGAAAACCCGGCACCGGGAAGTCCACGCTCGCCGTCCACATGGCGCACATGCTGGCCGAGACCGGGTTCCCGGACGGCCAGCTCTACTGTGACCTGCGCGGTACGACGGGGGCTCCGGCCACTTCCGCGGAGGTCCTCGGCCGGTTCCTGCGGGCGCTCGGCATTCCCGGCCAGCTCATCCCGGAATCGCTGGACGAGCGGGCGGAGATGTACCGGACCCGGCTCGCCTCCCGCCGGGTGCTCGTCGTCCTGGACGACGCGCTCAGCGAGGGCCAGGTGCGGCCGCTGCTGCCCGGCAGCCGGGACTGCGCCGTCCTCGTCACCAGCCGGGCGCGGCTGACCGCCCTGCCCGGTGCGCACCGCGTCGAACTGGACGTACTGGAGGAGGACCGGGCGCTGGAGCTGCTGTCCCGGATCATCGGGGAGGACCGGGTGCGTGACGAGGCCGTGGCGGCCGAGGCGCTCGTCCGCACGGTCGGGCGGCTGCCGCTGGCGCTGCGCATCGTGGCCGCCCGCCTCGCCGCGCGTCCGCACTGGACGCTCGCCTCGATGGTGCACCGGCTCGCCAACGAGCGGCACCGGCTGGACGAGCTGACCCACGGTGAGATGACCATGCGGGCCAGCCTCTCCCTGACGTACGACGGTCTGGCGGCGGCGGACGCCCGGCTGCTGCGGCTGCTGAGCATGGCCCAGGCGCCGACCCTGCCCAGCTGGCTCGCCG carries:
- a CDS encoding SARP family transcriptional regulator, yielding MTEKVLGLPETSAPPFRVLGPLQVRGSEEPLRVPPGRQEVILAALLLESNRVVSTHYLVDLIWQDDPPETARTQVQICVSRLRKLLADADCEVSITTRPPGYVLNTDAVNVDSALFTEQVTRARRLRDQGAPEQAVERLKAAMRLWQGDCLTGMDSGPLANRARQLNEERLAALELRMRIELELGRHDRLVGELQMLTHEHPLRERLRGQLMQALYWSGRQAEALDVFQAGRVLLDEELGLEPGRELKDLQSAILAGELPPPAGPGPGPTARTQAEPEDSAEGAATAPPTAERHDEIPHQMPATTADFVADPGRLAELERALTGGPGRHTAGLVAITGKPGTGKSTLAVHMAHMLAETGFPDGQLYCDLRGTTGAPATSAEVLGRFLRALGIPGQLIPESLDERAEMYRTRLASRRVLVVLDDALSEGQVRPLLPGSRDCAVLVTSRARLTALPGAHRVELDVLEEDRALELLSRIIGEDRVRDEAVAAEALVRTVGRLPLALRIVAARLAARPHWTLASMVHRLANERHRLDELTHGEMTMRASLSLTYDGLAAADARLLRLLSMAQAPTLPSWLAGALLDDDRPFPSDLMEPLVDVQMLDVVGVESTGGYRYRFHEIIRVYAREQLAAQEMPEDREAALVRMAGGWMHLAEQAHRKVYGGDYTVLHGTAPRWEPPVVGTDQLLADPMAWLDAEQGALCGMVEQAADEGLHDVSWDLATTLVTLFEVRGHYDLWEQTHLKALGAVRKAGNLRGAAAVQASLGSLYMSRNQFDRARQTLGSALDIFETLDEPEGRALCRRDLALIARTSGDDDGALELYGRSLADFDRADDVVGRAIVLTQSAHIRMRRGDRAAAQTQLDEALAIYEGVGYTGGRARTLRRVGQLLLERGDHDQAVLTFTEVLELCHDSGDVIGEGHLLRDLGHAFTLMGRPERARSFYDRAIATREHIMDFSGGALARLDLARLLEGDAAEAAGSRELLLPAVDVFRDRGMVRELTEAKRLLGVG